The region GTCACCCTCAAGAAGGACGGCCGGCCCCAGCTGTCCAACGTGAACCACGCCTACGATCCCGATGAGCGGATCGTCCGGGTCTCGGTCACGGACGACCGCGCCAAGACCCGCAATCTGCGCCGGGATCCGCGGGCCTCCTACCATGTGACGGCCGAGGACCGTTGGGCGTACACGGTCGCCGAGGGCACCGCCGAGCTCACTCCCGTCGCCCGGGACCCCCACGACGAGACCGTCGAGGAACTGGTGCGGCTCTACCGGGCGGTCCGGGGCGAGCACCCCGACTGGGACGACTACCGGGCCGCCATGGTCAGCGACGGCCGGCTCGTCCTACGGCTCCACGTGGAGCGCGCGTACGGCGTCCCCCGCGGACGCTGAGCCGAGGGTCGAAGGGATCTCCGCGCACACCGGCCGCCCCTGAACCCGGCCGGGGTGCGCGGAGTGGCTCTGTGTAACCGCGCTGTTTCTTTCCGCTTGTTCCGGGCGATGTTCTTGCCGAAAGCGTCCGCTGTCAACCGTGCCCCCCTGTCGGGCGGTCAGGCGGTCACGGCCTCGTGCTTCGCGGCGTCCTGGGGCGCCCGCTCGCCCAGTTGCTCCGTCGGCACCGTGTGCGTCTCGCGGGCGGTGAGCGCGGCGAGCACCGGCGGGACGCACAGCGCCGCGGTGAACAGTGCCACGGACGACCAGTCGTCGCCGCCCGGCCCCGCGATCTGCGCGGCGAAGGTGACCGCGAACCCGGCGACGGCGAAGCCGATCTGCGTGCCGATCGCCATACCGGAGAGCCGGACGCGGGTGGAGAACATCTCGCCGTAGAAGGACGGCCAGACACCGTTGGCCGCGCTGTACACGACACCGAAGGCGAGGATGCCGAAGAGCAGGACGAGGGGGTACGAGCCGGTCGAGATGGCCCACAGGTAGGCGAACATCAGCACGGCGCTGCCCGCGGCGCCGATCAGAAAGACCGGACGGCGGCCGATCCGGTCGGAGAGCGTGGCCCAGGCGGGGATCGCGCCGAGGGCCACGATGTTGGCGAGCGCGCCCACCCACAGCATCTGCGTGCGCGACAGCCCGACCGAGTCGCTCGTGCCGTACGCCAGCGCCCAGACCGTGAAGATCGTGCTGACCGAGGCGATCAGGGCGCCCGCCACGACCCGCAGGACGTCCGCCCAGTGCTCGCGGAGGAGCACGAGGAGCGGCAGCTTGGGAACGCCCTCGCTCGCGGCCTGCTGGGTGAAGGCCGGCGTCTCCTGGAGCGTGCGGCGGATGACATAGCCGACCACGGCGACCGCGACGCTCGCCCAGAACGGCACGCGCCAGCCCCAGGAGAGCAGTTGGTCCTCGGGCAGCGCGGCGACCGGCAGGAACACCAGGGTCGCCAGGAGCTGGCCGCCCTGGGTGCCGCTGAGGGTGAAGCTGGTGAAGAAGCCCCGGCGGTGGGGCGGCGCGTGCTCCAGCGTCATGGAGTTGGCGCTCGCCTGCTCACCGGCCGCGGAGATGCCCTGGAGGACGCGGCAGAGCACCAGCAGGACCGGGGCGAGGCCGCCGACCTGGGCGCGGGTGGGCAGACAGCCGATGAGGAACGTCGACAGGCCCATCAGGATCAGCGTGAAGACCATGATCTTCTTACGGCCGACTCGGTCGCCGAAGTGGCCGAGGAAGAGCGCGCCGACCGGGCGGGCCGCATACGCGACGCCGAACGTGGCCAGCGAGAGGAGGGTCGCGGTGGCCGGGTCCGACTCGTCGAAGAAGACCTTCGGGAAGATCAGGGCCGCGGCGCTGCCGTAGATGAAGAAGTCGTAGTACTCCAGGGCGCTGCCGATCCAGGCGGCCATGGCGGCCTTCCGGGGCTGGCCGGGTGGCGCGTCGAGCGGGACGGCGGGGACAGACACGGCGTGCTCCTTCGAGGGAACTCCGGGGACGGGAGTGACGGAGTGACGGAGGGGAGAGGTGCCGGGACCCTGGGGGTGTACGGGTCGGCCGTGCCGGATGCGACGAGTCTGCTCGACGGTGGGAGGTCTGCTCAACGTAGCGCGTCCGGCTAATTAACCCACTGGATAGTTAGTAGCGGATGGCTACGGATGTTGCGCCCACGTTTCCCGGGTGTCAAGAGGTCGTACTGAAGGATCTTTCCCGGCCGTGCCCCGGCCCGGCCCCGGAGCGAGGCACGGAGAGGGGGTGACGGTCCTGCCGTTCTCAGTCCTCCGTGCGGTCCGCCGTCAGATAGGCGATGACCATGTCGCCGAGCATGGTCCGGTAGTGCTCCCGCTGGTCGGGGGCGACCAGGTCACGGCCGAAGAGGGCGCCGAAGGTATGCCGGTTGGAGACCCGGAAGAAGCAGAACGAGCTGATCATCGCGTGCAGGTCCACGGCGTCGACGTCGGCCGTGAACAGCCCCGACTTCCGGCCGGTCTCCAGGATGCGGCGGATCACCTCCAGCGCGGGCGAACCGATCTTCCCGAGTTCCTCGGACGCCGCTATGTGCTCCGCCTCGTGGATGTTCTCGATGCTGACCAGCCGGATGAAGTCCGGATGCGCCTCATGGTGGTCGAAGGTCAGCTCGGCGAGCCTGCGGATGGCCGCGACCGGGTCCAAGTGCTCGACGTCCAGATCCTGTTCGGCCCTCCGGATCGCGGAGTACGCGCGCTCCAGAACGGCCGTGAACAGCTGCTCCTTGCCGCCGAAGTAGTAATAGATCATCCGCTTGGTGGTGCGGGTGCGGGCGGCGATCTCGTCGACGCGGGCACCGGCGAAGCCGGCGCGGGAGAACTCCTGGGTCGCCACGTCGAGAATCTCGGCCTTGGTCCGGGCGGCGTCGCGGATGCGCCCGACGGGCCGTGCAGGTTCTTCGACGCTGGTCATCGGCTTCCTTCGGGCGAGGGGGTCAGTGCCCGCGATTGTAGAAGCAGGGTCTGCCGCCGTGGTCCCGAGTTCCGGGGCGGGCCTTCCCGCGAGCTCGGGATGCTGATATAGCTAACGTACTAGTTCGTACATTAGTGAGCGCTCAGGAGGTCCGCCGTGACCATGGACACGTATCTCGTCGGCCTCATCGGTTCCGGCATCGGCCCCTCGCTCAGCCCCGCGCTGCACGAGCGGGAGGCCGACCGGCAGGGACTGCGCTATCTGTACCGGCTGATCGACATCGACGTGCTCGGCGTCGGGCCGGAGGCGGTGGGCGATCTCGTACGGGCCGCGCGGGACCTCGGCTTCGACGGGCTGAACATCACGCACCCCTGCAAGCAACTGGTCATCGACCACCTCGACGAGCTCGCTCCGCAGGCGGCGGCCCTCGGCGCGGTCAACACCGTCGTCTTCGAGGGGGGCCGCGCGGTCGGGCACAACACCGATGTCACCGGGTTCGCGGCGTCCTTCGCGCGCGGGCTGCCCGATGTCCCGCTGGAGCGGGTCGTGCAGCTGGGTGCGGGCGGGGCGGGGGCGGCCGTCGCCCACGCCGTGCTGACGCTGGGCGCGGGGCACGTCACCGTCGTGGACGCGATGCCGGACCGGGCGGCGGATCTCGCCGCCGGGCTGAACCGGCACTTCGGTGCGGGGCGGGCGGCGGCCGCGGCGCCGGACGCGCTCGGGGGGCTGCTCGGCCGCGGCGACGGGGTGGTGCACGCGACGCCCACCGGGATGGCGGCCCATCCCGGGCTGCCCTTCCCGGCCGAGCTGCTGCATCCCGGTCTGTGGGTCGCCGAGGTGGTGTACCGGCCGCTGGAGACCGAGTTGCTGCGCACGGCCCGGGCGGTGGGGTGCGCGACGCTGGACGGCGGGGGCATGGCCGTGTTCCAGGCGGCGGACGCGTTTCGGCTGTTCACGGGGCGGGAGCCGGATGCCGTTCGGATGCTGGCGGACATTGCCGAGCTGGCGGGTGTATCGGGTGCGGGTGTTGGTGGCTGAGGTCGCCTGATGGGTGGGGTGGCTCGGGTTGTGTGGCGGGGTGCGGGGCGTGGGGGCTGGTCGCGCAGTGCCCCGCGCCCCTTACGGGGCGGTGGGGGTTGATCGCGCAGCCCCCGCGCCCCCTGCGGGGCGGGTGCGCGGGTGCGGGGCGCGCCCACGCGGCGGAGCCGCACTTTTCACAGCCCCGCGCCCCGTACGGGGCGCGCCTGAGCCGGCGGCTCTCGCCGTGCCTCTCTGTGGAGCGACAGCTAAGGAGTATCGACGTGCGTACGTCCATTGCCACTGTCTCGCTCAGTGGGTCCCTGACCGAGAAGCTCACGGCTGCGGGACGGGCCGGGTTCGACGGGGTGGAGATCTTCGAGAACGATCTGCTCGCGAGCCCCCTCACCCCCGAGGAGATCCGGGCCCGCACCGCGGACCTCGGTCTGAGCATCGACCTGTACCAGCCGATGCGGGACATCGAAGCGGTGCCCGAAGAAGAGTTCGCCCGCAATCTGCGCCGCGCCCGGCACAAGTTCGAACTCATGCGCCGCCTCGGCACCGACACGGTCCTGGTCTGCTCCAGCGTCTCCCCGCTCGCCGTGGACGACGACGCGCTCGCGGCCGACCAGCTGCGCCGGCTCGCGGACCTCGCACAGGACTTCGGTATGCGCGTCGCCTACGAGGCGCTCGCGTGGGGCCGCCATGTGAGTACGTACGACCACGCCTGGAGCATCGTCGAAGCCGCGGACCACCCCGCCCTCGGCACCTGCCTGGACAGCTTCCACATCCTCGCCCGCGGCGGCGACCCCAAGGGCATCGAGGACATCCCCGGCGAGAAGATCTTCTTCCTGCAACTGGCCGACGCCCCCCTGATGGCGATGGACGTCCTGCAGTGGAGCCGCCACTACCGTTGCTTCCCGGGCCAGGGCGGCTTCGACATCGCGGGGTTCCTCGGACACGTCCTGCGGGCCGGATACCGCGGACCGCTCTCCCTCGAGGTCTTCAACGACGTCTTCCGGCAGGCCGAGGCCGGACCGACCGCCGTGGACGCGCGTCGCTCCCTCCTCGTCCTCCAGGAGGCGACGGGACTCGCGGCCCCGCCCGCGCCCGTGGTGCCGACCGGTGTCGCCTTCGCCGAGCTCGTCACCCCCGACGTCGAACCCGTCACCGCCCTCCTCGGCGCCCTCGGCTTCACCCGCAGGGCCAGGCACCGCAGCAAGCCCGTCGATCTCTGGCAGCAGGGCGAGGCCCGTGTCCTCGTGAACACCGGACCGGCCGCCCGGCGCGACGGCACCTCCCTCGCCGCCGTCGGCCTGGAGTCCCCGGACCCGGCCGCCGCGGCCCGGCGCGCCGAATCCCTCCTCGCCCCGGTCCTGCCCCGCCGCCGCGCCCCCGAGGACGCACCGCTGGACGCGGTGGCCGCCCCCGACGGCACCGAACTCTTCTTCTGTGTCACGGACCGCTCCGGGCACCCCGAACTCGCGCGGTGGACGGGCGACTTCGTGCCGGTCCCGCACGAACGACTCCCGCAGCACGTGGCCCGCATCGACCACCTGGCCCTCACCCAGCCCTGGCACCAGTTCGACGAGGCGGCCCTCTTCCACCGCAGTGTGCTCGGGCTGAGCGCACAGGACAGCGTCGATGTCGCCGACCCGTACGGACTGCACCGCAGCCGCGCGGTCACCAACGCCGACGGCAGCGTCCGTATCGCCCTCGGCGTCGGGCCCGCCCCCACCGACGAGGGCGCCCGCGCCCAGCACATCGCCCTCGCCACCGACGACGTGGTCACCGCGGCCCGCCGCTTCCGCGAGGCCGGCGGGCGACTGCTGGCGATGCCCGCGAACTACTACGACGACCTCGCCGCACGGTATGAGTTTGCCGACGGCGAGCCGGAGACGTACCGCGAACTCGGCATCCTCTACGACCGTGACGCGGAGGGCGAGTTCCGCCACTGCTACACGGAGACGGTGGGCCGCGTCTTCTTCGAGCTCGTCCAGCGTGACGGCGGTTACCGGGGCTACGGAGCGCAGAACGCCCCGGTGCGGCTGGCCGCGCAGCACCTGCCGCGCCGAGCGGGGCGCTGACCCCTCGGCCGTGTCACGGCGCCACTCGCGTCACGATGCCGTTCGTCCGAGCCCCAGGCGGCGCATATTACCCGTCAGTTGACATTGAAACACCAATGACCACCGCTATCATCACACCACCCGCGGAACACCTCTGCGGAGCGACCGTCGGCCGATGACAGCGGCAGCACGGTATCGCCCCCAGTCTGCTGCCCAGGACGTGGAGCAATCGGCCTCCGGCTCCGAGGCCGGTTTCAGTGCTTCACGTTTTGAGAGGGAGCCCATGCCGGGAGACCGCTTCACCCCCGACTTCGACCCCGACTACGGGGACGCGCCCCTCAGCACCGCACGCAAGGACATCGCCAACGGGCGCTGGCAGGGTCTGCGGGATCTGCTGCGGGTGACCGGCCCCGCATGGTCCGTGCGCGCCCACCGGATCCGGCTGCTCGCGCCCGCGTGCGCGGGCAACTCCGCGGTCGAGTCCTGGCTCGCCGCGGAGCCGCGCAGCCCCGACGCCCTGGTACTGCGGGCCGCGACCGAGGTGGCCAGGGCCTTCACCCTCGCCACCGCCGCGGGCGGGAGCGCACCCGTCGAGCAGCGGCGCGTCGACCGGGCGGTGATGGCCTGTCTGCAGGGCGCCGAGGCCTACCCCGATGACCCCACACCGTGGATCTGCCTCATCTCCGTCGCCCGGCTCTACGCCGCCGGGGTGCGCCGCCAGGAACTCGGCCGCTGGTGGGACGAGTTGCACGCCCGCGACCCCTACACGATCGAGGGGCACCTCCATGTGCTGCGCTACTACTCGGCGCGCTGGCACGGCACCCACGGTCTGATGTACGACTTCGCCCGCGACGCGGCGGCCGTCGCCCCACCGGGCTGCGCGCTGCCGGTCCTGGTGCAGTTCGCCCGCGTGGAGGAGTACCGCTTTCTGCAGGAGGAGGCGAACGGGCGGCCGGACGCGCCCGTCGACCTCGACGGGCACTGGAACCACGAGGGAGCCGTCGACGACGTACGGCGTACCTGGCAGCGCTGGATCGCCGCGCGCCCGGACGGCCAGCCCGCGCCGGAGGAGGTGCGCGACCTCAACTACCTGGCGCACGCCGCCAGCTACGCGGGCCTGCCGGACCTCGCGGCCCCGCTCTTCAAGACCCTGGGGGTGCGCGCCAGCCGGATGCCCTGGTCCCGCACCGGCGATCCGGAGGCGGAGTACGTGAAGTGGCGCAGGCGCGCCACGCGCGGCGCCTGAGCCACCTCACGTGTCCCGGCCGCAGAGGTGGCACGGCCGGGCCGGTGGGGAACTACAGGTCGAACTCGTGCGGCGGCAGGTCGAGGGTGAAGCACGCCTCGCGCACGACGGCCTGCTCGGTCTTGTCGAAGTCGCCGTCGGCGCCGCCGATGACGATGCCGATCTGGATGACGGCGCGCGCCTCGGCCGGCTTCTTCTTCGCCTTGGCGATCTCCTGGAGGACGCTGACCTTGCCGAAGGCGAAGTCGGCGGTCAGCTTGTTCAGGTTGTCGTCGAAGCGGCGGCGCAGGTCGTCGGCGTCGAAGTTCTGCAACACCTCGTTCGTGGCGATGAGCTGCGCGACGCGCTGGCGCTCGGAGGGATCGACCGTCCCGTCCGCCGCGGCGACGAGCGCGCACATCGCCATGCTCGCGTCGCGGAAGGCACCGCTCTTCAGATCGTTCTTCTTCGCCACGAGCTGGGTCTGCATCGTCGACGCGGACTCCTTGATGCGGTCCCACAGGGCCATGAGAGCTCCATACGTTGGGAGAGGCCCGGCCCGCCCCGGAGGGCGGACCGTGCCTCGTCGATTTCTACAGCAATGTAGAAACTAGCGAACCGCCGCAGAAGTTCCGGTGGCGTTCCACTCGGCGATCACAGGATGCCCGTGCTCGGTGGACAGCCGGCTGACGGTACCCGTCGCGAGCTGGAACAGCCGCCCGTCCGCGGGGGACAGCCCCAGCCGACGGGCCGTCAGCACGCGCAGGAAGTGGGCGTGTGCCACGAGGATCACGTCGCCGTCGGCGAGCGCCGGCCCGACGCGGGACAGCACGCGGTCCGCGCGCTCTCCCACCTCCGCCGGTGACTCGCCGGGATGGCCGTCGGGGCCGGGCGGCACGCCGTCGTTCCACAGGAACCAGTCGGGCCGGGTGCGGTGTATCTCGACGGTCGTGATGCCTTCGTACGCGCCGTAGTCCCACTCGTGCAGATCGGCATGGGCCTCGGCCCCGTACACGCCCGCGAGTTCCGCCGTGCGTATCGCGCGGCCGAGCGGGCTGGTCAGGGCCAGGGCGAAGGTCCGGCCTGCGAGCAGCGGGGCGAGGGACTTGGCCTGTTCCTCGCCGTGCTGGGTGAGGGGGAGGTCGGTCCAGCTGGTGTGCTGGCCCGACACGCTCCACTCGGTCTCGCCGTGGCGGACCAGCAGGAGGTCGCCCATGGTCGCTACTTCGCCGCCTCGACGGCGTGGCCGCCGAACTGGTTGCGCAGTGCCGCGATCATCTTCATCTGCGGGGAGTCGTCCTGGCGGGAGGCGAACCGGGCGAAGAGGGAGGCGGTGATGGCGGGCAGCGGGACGGCGTTGTCGATGGCCGCCTCGACGGTCCAGCGGCCCTCGCCGGAGTCGTCCGCGTAGCCGCGCAGCTTCTCCAGGTGCTCGTCGTCGTCCAGCGCGTTGACGGCGAGGTCGAGCAGCCAGGAGCGGATGACGGTGCCTTCCTGCCAGGAGCGGAAGACCTCGCGCACGTCGGTGACGGAGTGGACCTTCTCCAGGAGCTCCCAGCCCTCGGCGTAGGCCTGCATCATGGCGTACTCGATGCCGTTGTGGACCATCTTGGAGAAGTGGCCCGCGCCGACCTTGCCGGCGTGCACGAAGCCGGCGTCACCCTCGGGCTTGAGGGCGTCGAAGATCGGCTGCACCTTGGCGATGTTCTCGGCGTCGCCGCCGACCATCAGCGCGTAGCCGTTCTTGAGGCCCCAGACGCCGCCGGAGACGCCCGCGTCGACGAACCCGATGCCCTTGGCGGCCAGTTCCTCCGCGTGCTTCTCGTCGTCGGTCCAGCGGGAGTTGCCGCCGTCGACGACGGTGTCACCGGGCTCCAGGAGCTCGCCGAGCTGGTCGATGGTGGACTGCGTGGCGGCGCCGGCGGGGACCATCACCCACACCACGCGCGGGCCTTCGAGCGCGCTCACGAGTTCGGTGAGGCTGCCCACGTCCGAGACCTCGGGGTTGCGGTCGTAGCCGACGACCGTGTGGCCCGCGCGGCGGATCCGCTCGCGCATGTTGCCGCCCATCTTGCCGAGGCCGATGAGTCCGAGCTGCATGACAGTCACTTCTTTCGGAGGGTGCGGTACGCGGCCACGAGGGCGGCGGTGGAGGGGTCGAGGCCGGGCACGTCGGCGCCTTCGGTGAGCGCGGGTTCGACGCGCTTGGCGAGGACCTTGCCGAGTTCGACGCCCCACTGGTCGAAGGAGTCGATGTTCCAGATCGCGCCCTGGACGAACACCTTGTGCTCGTAGAGGGCGATGAGCTGGCCGAGGACCGACGGCGTCAGCTCGCTCGCGAGGATCGTCGTCGTCGGGTGGTTGCCCTTGAACGTCTTGTGCGGGACCAGTTCCTCGGGCACGCCCTCGGCGCGCACCTCGTCGGGCGTCTTGCCGAAGGCGAGGGCCTGGGTCTGCGCGAAGAAGTTCGCCATCAACAGGTCGTGCTGGGCGGCGAGTTCGGGCTCCAGCTCGTCGACCGGGTTGGCGAAGCCAATGAAGTCGGCCGGGATCAGCTTCGTGCCCTGGTGGATGAGCTGGTAGTAGGCGTGCTGCCCGTTGGTGCCGGGTGTGCCCCACACCACCGGACCGGTCTGCCATTCCACCGGGTCGCCTTCGCGGTCCACCGACTTGCCGTTGGACTCCATGTCCAACTGCTGCAGGTAGGCGGTGAACTTGGACAGGTAGTGCGAGTACGGCAGTACGGCGTGCGACTGGGCGTCGAAGAAGTTGCCGTACCAGACGCCCAACAGGCCCAGCAGCAAAGGCGCGTTGGCCTCGGCGGGAGCCGTACGGAAGTGCTCGTCGACGAGCCTGAACCCGTCGAGCAGCTCCCGGAACCGGTCCGGGCCGATCGCGATCATCAACGACAGGCCGATCGCCGAGTCGAAGGAGTAGCGTCCGCCGACCCAGTCCCAGAACCCGAACATGTTGGCCGTGTCGATGCCGAAGTCCGACACCTTCCCGGCGTTCGTCGACAGCGCCACGAAGTGCTTGGCGACGGCCTTCTCGTCGCCGTCGAACCTGTCCAGCAGCCAGGTCCGCGCCGAGGTGGCGTTGGTGATCGTCTCGATCGTGGTGAACGTCTTCGAGGCGATGATGAACAGCGTCTCGGCCGGGTCGAGGTCGCGGACGGCCTCGTGCAGATCGGCGCCGTCCACGTTCGACACGAACCGCACGGTCAGCGAGCGGTCGGTGAAGGCCCGCAGCGCCTCGTACGCCATCGCCGGACCGAGGTCGGAGCCGCCGATACCGATGTTCACGACGTTCTTGATGCGCTTGCCGGTGTGACCGGTCCACTCACCCGAACGGACCCGCTCGGCGAAGTCGGCCATCTTGTCGAGCACGGCGTGCACGCCAGGGACGACGTTCTCCCCGTCGACCTCGATCACCGCGTTCCGCGGGGCCCGCAGGGCGGTGTGCAGCACCGCCCTGTCCTCGGTGACGTTGATCCTCTCGCCGCGGAACATCGCGTCCCGCAGCCCGAACACGTCGGTGGCGGTGGCCAGTTCCTGGAGGAGGGCGAGGGTCTCGTCCGTGATCAGATGCTTGGAGTAGTCGATCCGCAGATCGCCGACCCGCACGACATAGCGCTCGGCGCGGGCGGGATCGGCGGCGAACAGCTCACGCAGCCGCGGGTGGAGCAGACCGTCCGCGCGGTGGTCCTCCAGGGCCACCCACTCCGGACGCCGCGTGAGCTTGGGGGAGTCAGGCATGACGGGGGGTCTCCTTGGTGCCGCTCTCGCCCCGCAGGGCGACGGCGTACATCTCGTCCGCGTCGAGGCGGCGCAGCTCCTCGGCGATCAGCTCGGAAGTGCTGCGCACCTTCAGCGCGAGGGTGCGGGAGGGCTGCCCGGGCAGCGACAGGGTGGCCAGCGGTCCCTCGGGCCGGTCGATCACGATCTCGCCGTTCGCCGTGCCGAGCCGCACCGCGGTCACCACCGGACCGGCGGTGACGACCCGCTCGACCGACACTTCGAGCCGGGCGCCCAGCCAGCGGGCGAGCAGCTCGGCGCTCGGGTTGTCGGCCTCGCTCTCGACGGCGGCCGAGATCACCTTCGTACGGGCCTGGTCGAGCGCGGCGGCCAGCATCGAGCGCCAGGGCGTCAGCCGGGTCCACGCCAGGTCGGTGTCGCCCGGCGCGTAGGAGTTGACGCGGGCCTCCAGGGCCGTGAGGGGCGCCTCGACGGCGTACATGTCGGTGATCCTGCGCTGCGCGAGGGCTCCCAGCGGGTCCTTGGCGGGCACCTTGGGGGCGTCCACCGGCCACCAGACGACGACGGGCGCGTCCGGCAGCAGCAGCGGCAGGACCACGGAGTCGGCGTGGTCGGACACCTCGCCGTAGGTCCGCAGCACGACGGTCTCACCGGCACCGGAGTCGGCGCCCACCCGGACCTCGGCGTCGAGGCGCGAGTTGGTGCGGTCGCGCGGGGTGCGGGCGTGTCGCTTGATGACGACCAGGGTGCGTGAGGGGTGCTCGCGCGAGGCCTCCTCGGCGGCCTTGATCGAGTCGTACGCGTTCTCTTCGTCGGTGACGATGACCATCGTCAGGACCATGCCCACGGCGGGGGTGCCGATGGCGCGGCGCCCCTGCACGAGCGCCTTGTTGATCTTGCTTGCCGTGGTGTCGGTCAGGTCGATCTTCATGGCCTGCGCCAGCTCCGTCCGTCTCGTGCGAGCATCTCGTCGGCTTCCTTCGGACCCCAGCTGCCCGAGGGGTACTGCGCGGGCTTGCCATGGGTCTCCCAGTACTCCTCGATCGGGTCGAGGACCTTCCAGGACTCTTCCACCTCCTGATGACGGGGGAAGAGATTGGCGTCGCCGAGCAGGACATCCAGAATCAGCCGTTCGTACGCCTCCGGGCTGGACTCGGTGAACGACTCGCCGTAGGCGAAGTCCATCGTGACGTCCCGGATCTCCATCGACGTACCCGGGACCTTCGATCCGAAGCGCACCGTCATGCCCTCGTCGGGCTGGACGCGGATCACGATCGCGTTCTGGCCGAGCTCCTCGGTGGCGGTCGAGTCGAACGGTGAGTGCGGGGCGCGCTGGAAGACCACCGCGATCTCCGTCACCCGCCGGCCCAGGCGCTTGCCGGTGCGCAGATAGAAGGGGACGCCCGCCCAGCGGCGGTTGTCGACCTCCAGCTTGACGGCCGCGTAGGTGTCGGTCGTCGACTTGGGGTCGATGCCCTCCTCCTGCAGATAGCCGCGCACCTTCTCGCCGCCCTGCCAGGCCGCCGCGTACTGGCCGCGCACCGTGTGCTCGCCCAGGTTCTCCGGCAGCTTCACCGACTTGAGGACCTTGAGCTTCTCGGTCAGCAGCGACTCGGCGTCGAAGGCGATCGGCTCCTCCATGGCGGTCAGCGCCATCAGCTGGAGCAGGTGGTTCTGGATCACGTCACGGGCCGAACCGATGCCGTCGTAGTAGCCGGCCCGGCCGCCGATGCCGATGTCCTCCGCCATGGTGATCTGCACGTGGTCGACGTACGACCGGTTCCAGATCGGCTCGTACATCTGGTTGGCGAAGCGGAGCGCCAGGATGTTCTGGACGGTCTCCTTGCCGAGGTAGTGGTCGATGCGGAAGACCTGCTCCGGGTCGAACACGTCGTGCACGAGCGCGTTCAGCTCGCGCGCGCTCTCGAGGTCGTGGCCGAACGGCTTCTCGATGACCGCGCGCCGCCAGGAACCCTCCGGCGGGCTCGCGAGCCCGTGCTTCTTGAGCTGCTGGACGACCTTCGGGAAGAACTTCGGGGGCACGGAGAGGTAGAACGCGTAGTTGCCGCTGGTGCCCCGGGCCGCGTCCAGCTCCTCGATGGCGGAGCGCAGCTGCTTGAACGCCGTGTCGTCGTCGAAGGTGCCCGGGATGAACCGCATGCCCTCGGCGAGCTGCTGCCAGACCTCCTCCCGGAACGGGGTGCGCGCGTGTTCCTTCACCGAGTCGTGCACGATCTGCGCGAAGTCCTCGTCCTCCCAGTCGCGGCGGGCGAACCCGACGAGCGAGAAGCCCGGCGGCAGCAGACCGCGGTTGGCGAGGTCGTAGACGGCCGGCATCAGCTTCTTGCGGGACAGGTCGCCGGTGACACCGAAGATGACGAGGCCCGAGGGGCCCGCGATACGGGGGAGGCGGCGGTCACGGGGGTCACGGAGCGGGTTCTCCCATTCCGCCACCGGAACAGGGCCGTTGCTCTTGGCCTCGGCCTTCGCCTCGACAGCCTTCGCATCGACCGGCTTCACACCGTCCGGTTCCACGGTCGTGTCACCAGATCCC is a window of Streptomyces sp. NBC_00271 DNA encoding:
- the zwf gene encoding glucose-6-phosphate dehydrogenase; the encoded protein is MTKLEALPGGTPQDAATAPEGSGDTTVEPDGVKPVDAKAVEAKAEAKSNGPVPVAEWENPLRDPRDRRLPRIAGPSGLVIFGVTGDLSRKKLMPAVYDLANRGLLPPGFSLVGFARRDWEDEDFAQIVHDSVKEHARTPFREEVWQQLAEGMRFIPGTFDDDTAFKQLRSAIEELDAARGTSGNYAFYLSVPPKFFPKVVQQLKKHGLASPPEGSWRRAVIEKPFGHDLESARELNALVHDVFDPEQVFRIDHYLGKETVQNILALRFANQMYEPIWNRSYVDHVQITMAEDIGIGGRAGYYDGIGSARDVIQNHLLQLMALTAMEEPIAFDAESLLTEKLKVLKSVKLPENLGEHTVRGQYAAAWQGGEKVRGYLQEEGIDPKSTTDTYAAVKLEVDNRRWAGVPFYLRTGKRLGRRVTEIAVVFQRAPHSPFDSTATEELGQNAIVIRVQPDEGMTVRFGSKVPGTSMEIRDVTMDFAYGESFTESSPEAYERLILDVLLGDANLFPRHQEVEESWKVLDPIEEYWETHGKPAQYPSGSWGPKEADEMLARDGRSWRRP
- the opcA gene encoding glucose-6-phosphate dehydrogenase assembly protein OpcA, with product MKIDLTDTTASKINKALVQGRRAIGTPAVGMVLTMVIVTDEENAYDSIKAAEEASREHPSRTLVVIKRHARTPRDRTNSRLDAEVRVGADSGAGETVVLRTYGEVSDHADSVVLPLLLPDAPVVVWWPVDAPKVPAKDPLGALAQRRITDMYAVEAPLTALEARVNSYAPGDTDLAWTRLTPWRSMLAAALDQARTKVISAAVESEADNPSAELLARWLGARLEVSVERVVTAGPVVTAVRLGTANGEIVIDRPEGPLATLSLPGQPSRTLALKVRSTSELIAEELRRLDADEMYAVALRGESGTKETPRHA
- the gnd gene encoding phosphogluconate dehydrogenase (NAD(+)-dependent, decarboxylating), with protein sequence MQLGLIGLGKMGGNMRERIRRAGHTVVGYDRNPEVSDVGSLTELVSALEGPRVVWVMVPAGAATQSTIDQLGELLEPGDTVVDGGNSRWTDDEKHAEELAAKGIGFVDAGVSGGVWGLKNGYALMVGGDAENIAKVQPIFDALKPEGDAGFVHAGKVGAGHFSKMVHNGIEYAMMQAYAEGWELLEKVHSVTDVREVFRSWQEGTVIRSWLLDLAVNALDDDEHLEKLRGYADDSGEGRWTVEAAIDNAVPLPAITASLFARFASRQDDSPQMKMIAALRNQFGGHAVEAAK
- the pgi gene encoding glucose-6-phosphate isomerase: MPDSPKLTRRPEWVALEDHRADGLLHPRLRELFAADPARAERYVVRVGDLRIDYSKHLITDETLALLQELATATDVFGLRDAMFRGERINVTEDRAVLHTALRAPRNAVIEVDGENVVPGVHAVLDKMADFAERVRSGEWTGHTGKRIKNVVNIGIGGSDLGPAMAYEALRAFTDRSLTVRFVSNVDGADLHEAVRDLDPAETLFIIASKTFTTIETITNATSARTWLLDRFDGDEKAVAKHFVALSTNAGKVSDFGIDTANMFGFWDWVGGRYSFDSAIGLSLMIAIGPDRFRELLDGFRLVDEHFRTAPAEANAPLLLGLLGVWYGNFFDAQSHAVLPYSHYLSKFTAYLQQLDMESNGKSVDREGDPVEWQTGPVVWGTPGTNGQHAYYQLIHQGTKLIPADFIGFANPVDELEPELAAQHDLLMANFFAQTQALAFGKTPDEVRAEGVPEELVPHKTFKGNHPTTTILASELTPSVLGQLIALYEHKVFVQGAIWNIDSFDQWGVELGKVLAKRVEPALTEGADVPGLDPSTAALVAAYRTLRKK